In Melospiza georgiana isolate bMelGeo1 chromosome 8, bMelGeo1.pri, whole genome shotgun sequence, one genomic interval encodes:
- the SLK gene encoding STE20-like serine/threonine-protein kinase isoform X1 codes for MSFFNFRKIFKLGGEKKKKQYEHVKRDLNPEEFWEIIGELGDGAFGKVFKAQNKETKVLAAAKVIDTKSEEELEDYMVEIDILASCDHANIVKLLDAFYYENNLWILIEFCAGGAVDAVMLELERPLTEPQIKVVCRQTLEALNYLHENKIIHRDLKAGNILFTLDGDIKLADFGVSAKNTRTIQRRDSFIGTPYWMAPEVVMCETSKDRPYDYKADIWSLGITLIEMAQIEPPHHELNPMRVLLKIAKSDPPTLAQPSKWSSDFKDFLKKCLEKNVDARWSASQLLQHPFVTVTSNKPIRELIAEAKAEVTEEVEDGKDEDEEEETENSLQLPAEKRASSDLSIASSEEDKLSQNASVLESLSEKTENNAIEDKTTGDESEDIKFRKTADNIHDTPISDVKVLNGSLPTGEDEQGKMVPAEKNTESLEKMHEDTEPQKGHKELDVEIKNEPDLIIEKEDSMADEQIEDDKLKVVPVTEDRVESEEGISKETGEKEEKGMDLLDGEEEKVPAENRDTEQKEDKGEAQKEAVIDTTTEALPNATVKVSDEEKDLINHGIDNIKEIGAIAETPISDGDKIPELEDKPVESQAKQVHEIISSEETVSENQDTVVEVDKKLAESENEGISNINSTEETQIKDSGKDIVDQKALQTKPEDIPDKLVDKLTGMDQNSGEHGPENIQETNIQVDKEHPAVTSDEIVKNKLQDTVSEQAEDSEVTPVPSISISTEENEKVKTDNQGNTETLQQLESENLKENDADSGTGSTADNSSIDLNLSISSFLSKNKETGSISLQETRRQKKTLKKTRKFVVDGVEVSVTTSKIVTENDSKSEEMRFLRRQELRELRLLQKEEQRAQQQLSNKLLQQREQMFRRFEQEMTSKKRQYDQEIENLEKQQKQTIERLEQEHTNRLRDEAKRIKAEQEKELSKFQNVLKNKKKEGVAQVMIQSFQLSSCTLFNAQMQDEQEFVQKQQQELDASLKKIIQQQKTELATIERDCLNNKQQLMRAREAAFWELEERHLQEKHQLLKQQLKDQYFMQRHQLLKRHEKETEQMQRYNQRLIEELKNKQTQERARLPKIQRSEAKTRMAMFKKSLRINSFASPDQDREKIKQFAVQEEKRQKNERLAQHQKHENQMRDLQLQCEANIRELHQLQNEKCHLLVEHETQKLKELDEEHSQELKEWREKLRPRKKMLEEEFARKLQEQEVFFKMTGESECLNPSTQSRISKFYPIPSLHSTGS; via the exons ATCCTGATTGAATTttgtgcaggaggagcagtAGATGCAGTAATGTTGG AGCTTGAAAGGCCGTTAACAGAGCCACAGATCAAAGTGGTGTGCAGGCAGACACTGGAAGCACTGAACTACTTGCATGAGAATAAGATCATCCACAGAGATCTAAAAGCTGGCAATATTCTTTTCACATTAGATGGAGACATTAAACTAG CGGATTTTGGAGTATCAGCTAAAAACACCAGAACAATACAAAGAAGAGACTCCTTTATTGGCACACCATATTG GATGGCTCCAGAAGTAGTAATGTGTGAGACCTCTAAAGACAGACCATATGATTACAAGGCTGATATCTGGTCTCTTGGCATTACTTTAATAGAAATGGCTCAGATAGAGCCACCTCACCATGAACTGAATCCCATGCGAGTGCTGCTGAAAATCGCAAAATCTGACCCGCCAACATTAGCACAGCCTTCCAAATG GTCATCagattttaaagattttctgaAGAAATGTTTGGAAAAGAATGTAGATGCAAGGTGGAGTGCAAGCCAACTTCTACAG CATCCATTTGTTACTGTTACTTCAAATAAACCAATACGAGAATTGATTGCAGAAGCTAAGGCAGAAGTTACAGAAGAAGTTGAAGATGGTAAAGATgaggatgaagaagaagaaacagaaaattctcTG CAGTTACCTGCAGAGAAACGTGCATCCTCTGATCTTAGTATTGCCAGCTCTGAAGAGGATAAACTTTCACAGAATGCTTCTGTCCTGGAATCTCTctctgagaaaacagaaaataatgcCATTGAGGACAAAACAACTGGAGATGAATCTGAGGACATTAAATTTAGGAAAACAGCTGATAACATACACGATACTCCCATTAGTGATGTGAAAGTGCTGAATGGTTCTTTGCCAACTGGTGAAGATGAGCAAGGAAAAATGGTGCCAGCagaaaagaatacagaaagcCTGGAAAAAATGCATGAGGATACAGAACCCCAGAAAGGACATAAAGAACTTGATGTGGAAATAAAGAATGAACCTGACTTAATAATAGAGAAAGAAGATTCCATGGCAGATGAACAGATAGAAGATGACAAACTGAAAGTAGTACCTGTAACTGAAGATAGGGTAGAAAGTGAAGAAGGCATTTCTAAGGAAACTGgtgaaaaagaagagaagggaATGGATCTCTTGGATGGTGAGGAAGAAAAGGTCCCTGCAGAAAATAGAGATACAGAACAAAAGGAAGATAAAGGTGAAGCTCAGAAAGAGGCAGTAATAGATACCACTACAGAAGCTCTGCCTAATGCTACAGTTAAAGTGTCTGATGAAGAAAAGGATCTAATAAACCATGGAATTGACAATATTAAGGAGATAGGTGCTATTGCTGAAACACCCATCAGTGATGGGGATAAAATACCTGAGCTGGAGGATAAGCCAGTGGAAAGTCAGGCTAAGCAGGTCCATGAGATAATCAGCTCTGAAGAAACTGTATCAGAAAACCAAGATACAGTTGTTGAAGTAGATAAGAAACTGGCAGAAAGTGAAAATGAGGGTATCAGTAATATAAACAGCACAGAGGAAACACAGATCAAAGACTCTGGAAAAGATATCGTAGACCAGAAGGCATTACAGACTAAACCTGAGGATATTCCTGATAAACTGGTGGATAAACTGACTGGTATGGACCAAAATTCAGGAGAGCATGGACCTGAGAATATACAGGAAACCAACATCCAGGTAGACAAAGAACATCCAGCAGTTACCTCAGATGAAATTGTGAAGAATAAGCTTCAAGACACTGTCAGTGAACAAGCTGAGGATTCTGAAGTCACTCCAGTCCCCAGTATTAGTATTAGCactgaagaaaatgagaaggTCAAAACAGATAATCAAGGCAATACTGAGACTTTACAGCAACTGGAATCGGAGAATTTGAAGGAAAATGATGCAGATTCAGGCACTGGTTCTACAGCTGATAACAGCAGCATTGATTTGAACTTGTCCATTTCTAGTTTCCTTAGTAAAAACAAAGAGACAGGATCAATATCTTTACAG GAAACTAGAAGGCAGAAGAAAACGTTAAAGAAAACTCGGAAGTTTGTTGTTGATGGAGTAGAAGTGAGTGTAACCACGTCAAAAATAGTTACTGAAAATGATTCAAAAAGTGAAGAAATGCGATTTCTACG GCGTCAAGAGCTCAGAGAGCTGAGACTTCTTCAGAAAGAGGAGCAGAGAGCCcaacagcagctcagcaatAAGCTTCTGCAGCAGCGAGAGCAGATGTTCAGACGTTTTGAACAGGAAATGACA AGTAAAAAGCGACAGTATGATCAGGAGATAGAGAacctggagaagcagcagaagcagaCGATCGAgcgcctggagcaggagcacacaAATCGCTTACGGGATGAAGCAAAGCGCATCAAGgctgagcaggagaaggaattGTCCAAATTCCAGAAtgtgctgaaaaacaaaaaaaaagag GGTGTTGCTCAGGTTATGATTCAGTCTTTTCAGTTGTCTTCATGTACGCTTTTCAACGCACAAATGCAGGAT GAGCAGGAGTTTGTGCAGAAACAGCAACAAGAACTGGATGCAtctctgaagaaaataattcagcagCAGAAGACAGAACTGGCCACTATTGAACGAGACTGCCTCAACAACAAACAGCAGCTCATGAGAG ctCGTGAAGCTGCATtctgggagctggaggagcgGCACCTACAGGAGAAACACCAGCTCCTCAAGCAACAGCTCAAGGATCAGTACTTCATGCAGAGGCACCAGCTGCTTAAGAGGCATGAAAAA GAAACAGAACAAATGCAGAGGTATAATCAACGCCTTATAGAGGAGTTAAAGAACAAGCAAACTCAGGAAAGAGCAAGACTGCCTAAAATCCAGCGAAGTGAAGCGAAGACCCGCATGGCCATGTTTAAGAAAAGTTTAAGAATCAATTCATTTGCTTCTCCAGACCAAGATCGTGAAAAAATTAAGCAg tttgctgttcaagaagaaaagaggcagaagaaTGAGAGACTGGCGCAGCATCAGAAACATGAAAACCAAATGCGGGACCTTCAGTTGCAGTGTGAAGCAAACATCAGGGAACTGCATCAGTTACAG AATGAAAAATGCCATCTACTGGTTGAACATGAGACGCAGAAGCTAAAAGAGCTGGATGAAGAGCACAGTCAAGAACTGAAGGAATGGAGAGAGAAATTGAGACCAAGAAAAAAG ATGCTGGAAGAAGAATTTGCCAGAAAACTGCAGGAACAggaagttttctttaaaatgacTGGAGAATCCGAATGCCTTAATCCTTCAACACAAAGCCGGATTTCCAAATTCTACCCAATCCCCAGTCTTCACTCCACTGGGTCATAA
- the SLK gene encoding STE20-like serine/threonine-protein kinase isoform X3: protein MSFFNFRKIFKLGGEKKKKQYEHVKRDLNPEEFWEIIGELGDGAFGKVFKAQNKETKVLAAAKVIDTKSEEELEDYMVEIDILASCDHANIVKLLDAFYYENNLWILIEFCAGGAVDAVMLELERPLTEPQIKVVCRQTLEALNYLHENKIIHRDLKAGNILFTLDGDIKLADFGVSAKNTRTIQRRDSFIGTPYWMAPEVVMCETSKDRPYDYKADIWSLGITLIEMAQIEPPHHELNPMRVLLKIAKSDPPTLAQPSKWSSDFKDFLKKCLEKNVDARWSASQLLQHPFVTVTSNKPIRELIAEAKAEVTEEVEDGKDEDEEEETENSLQLPAEKRASSDLSIASSEEDKLSQNASVLESLSEKTENNAIEDKTTGDESEDIKFRKTADNIHDTPISDVKVLNGSLPTGEDEQGKMVPAEKNTESLEKMHEDTEPQKGHKELDVEIKNEPDLIIEKEDSMADEQIEDDKLKVVPVTEDRVESEEGISKETGEKEEKGMDLLDGEEEKVPAENRDTEQKEDKGEAQKEAVIDTTTEALPNATVKVSDEEKDLINHGIDNIKEIGAIAETPISDGDKIPELEDKPVESQAKQVHEIISSEETVSENQDTVVEVDKKLAESENEGISNINSTEETQIKDSGKDIVDQKALQTKPEDIPDKLVDKLTGMDQNSGEHGPENIQETNIQVDKEHPAVTSDEIVKNKLQDTVSEQAEDSEVTPVPSISISTEENEKVKTDNQGNTETLQQLESENLKENDADSGTGSTADNSSIDLNLSISSFLSKNKETGSISLQETRRQKKTLKKTRKFVVDGVEVSVTTSKIVTENDSKSEEMRFLRRQELRELRLLQKEEQRAQQQLSNKLLQQREQMFRRFEQEMTSKKRQYDQEIENLEKQQKQTIERLEQEHTNRLRDEAKRIKAEQEKELSKFQNVLKNKKKEEQEFVQKQQQELDASLKKIIQQQKTELATIERDCLNNKQQLMRAREAAFWELEERHLQEKHQLLKQQLKDQYFMQRHQLLKRHEKETEQMQRYNQRLIEELKNKQTQERARLPKIQRSEAKTRMAMFKKSLRINSFASPDQDREKIKQFAVQEEKRQKNERLAQHQKHENQMRDLQLQCEANIRELHQLQNEKCHLLVEHETQKLKELDEEHSQELKEWREKLRPRKKMLEEEFARKLQEQEVFFKMTGESECLNPSTQSRISKFYPIPSLHSTGS from the exons ATCCTGATTGAATTttgtgcaggaggagcagtAGATGCAGTAATGTTGG AGCTTGAAAGGCCGTTAACAGAGCCACAGATCAAAGTGGTGTGCAGGCAGACACTGGAAGCACTGAACTACTTGCATGAGAATAAGATCATCCACAGAGATCTAAAAGCTGGCAATATTCTTTTCACATTAGATGGAGACATTAAACTAG CGGATTTTGGAGTATCAGCTAAAAACACCAGAACAATACAAAGAAGAGACTCCTTTATTGGCACACCATATTG GATGGCTCCAGAAGTAGTAATGTGTGAGACCTCTAAAGACAGACCATATGATTACAAGGCTGATATCTGGTCTCTTGGCATTACTTTAATAGAAATGGCTCAGATAGAGCCACCTCACCATGAACTGAATCCCATGCGAGTGCTGCTGAAAATCGCAAAATCTGACCCGCCAACATTAGCACAGCCTTCCAAATG GTCATCagattttaaagattttctgaAGAAATGTTTGGAAAAGAATGTAGATGCAAGGTGGAGTGCAAGCCAACTTCTACAG CATCCATTTGTTACTGTTACTTCAAATAAACCAATACGAGAATTGATTGCAGAAGCTAAGGCAGAAGTTACAGAAGAAGTTGAAGATGGTAAAGATgaggatgaagaagaagaaacagaaaattctcTG CAGTTACCTGCAGAGAAACGTGCATCCTCTGATCTTAGTATTGCCAGCTCTGAAGAGGATAAACTTTCACAGAATGCTTCTGTCCTGGAATCTCTctctgagaaaacagaaaataatgcCATTGAGGACAAAACAACTGGAGATGAATCTGAGGACATTAAATTTAGGAAAACAGCTGATAACATACACGATACTCCCATTAGTGATGTGAAAGTGCTGAATGGTTCTTTGCCAACTGGTGAAGATGAGCAAGGAAAAATGGTGCCAGCagaaaagaatacagaaagcCTGGAAAAAATGCATGAGGATACAGAACCCCAGAAAGGACATAAAGAACTTGATGTGGAAATAAAGAATGAACCTGACTTAATAATAGAGAAAGAAGATTCCATGGCAGATGAACAGATAGAAGATGACAAACTGAAAGTAGTACCTGTAACTGAAGATAGGGTAGAAAGTGAAGAAGGCATTTCTAAGGAAACTGgtgaaaaagaagagaagggaATGGATCTCTTGGATGGTGAGGAAGAAAAGGTCCCTGCAGAAAATAGAGATACAGAACAAAAGGAAGATAAAGGTGAAGCTCAGAAAGAGGCAGTAATAGATACCACTACAGAAGCTCTGCCTAATGCTACAGTTAAAGTGTCTGATGAAGAAAAGGATCTAATAAACCATGGAATTGACAATATTAAGGAGATAGGTGCTATTGCTGAAACACCCATCAGTGATGGGGATAAAATACCTGAGCTGGAGGATAAGCCAGTGGAAAGTCAGGCTAAGCAGGTCCATGAGATAATCAGCTCTGAAGAAACTGTATCAGAAAACCAAGATACAGTTGTTGAAGTAGATAAGAAACTGGCAGAAAGTGAAAATGAGGGTATCAGTAATATAAACAGCACAGAGGAAACACAGATCAAAGACTCTGGAAAAGATATCGTAGACCAGAAGGCATTACAGACTAAACCTGAGGATATTCCTGATAAACTGGTGGATAAACTGACTGGTATGGACCAAAATTCAGGAGAGCATGGACCTGAGAATATACAGGAAACCAACATCCAGGTAGACAAAGAACATCCAGCAGTTACCTCAGATGAAATTGTGAAGAATAAGCTTCAAGACACTGTCAGTGAACAAGCTGAGGATTCTGAAGTCACTCCAGTCCCCAGTATTAGTATTAGCactgaagaaaatgagaaggTCAAAACAGATAATCAAGGCAATACTGAGACTTTACAGCAACTGGAATCGGAGAATTTGAAGGAAAATGATGCAGATTCAGGCACTGGTTCTACAGCTGATAACAGCAGCATTGATTTGAACTTGTCCATTTCTAGTTTCCTTAGTAAAAACAAAGAGACAGGATCAATATCTTTACAG GAAACTAGAAGGCAGAAGAAAACGTTAAAGAAAACTCGGAAGTTTGTTGTTGATGGAGTAGAAGTGAGTGTAACCACGTCAAAAATAGTTACTGAAAATGATTCAAAAAGTGAAGAAATGCGATTTCTACG GCGTCAAGAGCTCAGAGAGCTGAGACTTCTTCAGAAAGAGGAGCAGAGAGCCcaacagcagctcagcaatAAGCTTCTGCAGCAGCGAGAGCAGATGTTCAGACGTTTTGAACAGGAAATGACA AGTAAAAAGCGACAGTATGATCAGGAGATAGAGAacctggagaagcagcagaagcagaCGATCGAgcgcctggagcaggagcacacaAATCGCTTACGGGATGAAGCAAAGCGCATCAAGgctgagcaggagaaggaattGTCCAAATTCCAGAAtgtgctgaaaaacaaaaaaaaagag GAGCAGGAGTTTGTGCAGAAACAGCAACAAGAACTGGATGCAtctctgaagaaaataattcagcagCAGAAGACAGAACTGGCCACTATTGAACGAGACTGCCTCAACAACAAACAGCAGCTCATGAGAG ctCGTGAAGCTGCATtctgggagctggaggagcgGCACCTACAGGAGAAACACCAGCTCCTCAAGCAACAGCTCAAGGATCAGTACTTCATGCAGAGGCACCAGCTGCTTAAGAGGCATGAAAAA GAAACAGAACAAATGCAGAGGTATAATCAACGCCTTATAGAGGAGTTAAAGAACAAGCAAACTCAGGAAAGAGCAAGACTGCCTAAAATCCAGCGAAGTGAAGCGAAGACCCGCATGGCCATGTTTAAGAAAAGTTTAAGAATCAATTCATTTGCTTCTCCAGACCAAGATCGTGAAAAAATTAAGCAg tttgctgttcaagaagaaaagaggcagaagaaTGAGAGACTGGCGCAGCATCAGAAACATGAAAACCAAATGCGGGACCTTCAGTTGCAGTGTGAAGCAAACATCAGGGAACTGCATCAGTTACAG AATGAAAAATGCCATCTACTGGTTGAACATGAGACGCAGAAGCTAAAAGAGCTGGATGAAGAGCACAGTCAAGAACTGAAGGAATGGAGAGAGAAATTGAGACCAAGAAAAAAG ATGCTGGAAGAAGAATTTGCCAGAAAACTGCAGGAACAggaagttttctttaaaatgacTGGAGAATCCGAATGCCTTAATCCTTCAACACAAAGCCGGATTTCCAAATTCTACCCAATCCCCAGTCTTCACTCCACTGGGTCATAA
- the SLK gene encoding STE20-like serine/threonine-protein kinase isoform X2, which translates to MSFFNFRKIFKLGGEKKKKQYEHVKRDLNPEEFWEIIGELGDGAFGKVFKAQNKETKVLAAAKVIDTKSEEELEDYMVEIDILASCDHANIVKLLDAFYYENNLWILIEFCAGGAVDAVMLELERPLTEPQIKVVCRQTLEALNYLHENKIIHRDLKAGNILFTLDGDIKLADFGVSAKNTRTIQRRDSFIGTPYWMAPEVVMCETSKDRPYDYKADIWSLGITLIEMAQIEPPHHELNPMRVLLKIAKSDPPTLAQPSKWSSDFKDFLKKCLEKNVDARWSASQLLQHPFVTVTSNKPIRELIAEAKAEVTEEVEDGKDEDEEEETENSLLPAEKRASSDLSIASSEEDKLSQNASVLESLSEKTENNAIEDKTTGDESEDIKFRKTADNIHDTPISDVKVLNGSLPTGEDEQGKMVPAEKNTESLEKMHEDTEPQKGHKELDVEIKNEPDLIIEKEDSMADEQIEDDKLKVVPVTEDRVESEEGISKETGEKEEKGMDLLDGEEEKVPAENRDTEQKEDKGEAQKEAVIDTTTEALPNATVKVSDEEKDLINHGIDNIKEIGAIAETPISDGDKIPELEDKPVESQAKQVHEIISSEETVSENQDTVVEVDKKLAESENEGISNINSTEETQIKDSGKDIVDQKALQTKPEDIPDKLVDKLTGMDQNSGEHGPENIQETNIQVDKEHPAVTSDEIVKNKLQDTVSEQAEDSEVTPVPSISISTEENEKVKTDNQGNTETLQQLESENLKENDADSGTGSTADNSSIDLNLSISSFLSKNKETGSISLQETRRQKKTLKKTRKFVVDGVEVSVTTSKIVTENDSKSEEMRFLRRQELRELRLLQKEEQRAQQQLSNKLLQQREQMFRRFEQEMTSKKRQYDQEIENLEKQQKQTIERLEQEHTNRLRDEAKRIKAEQEKELSKFQNVLKNKKKEGVAQVMIQSFQLSSCTLFNAQMQDEQEFVQKQQQELDASLKKIIQQQKTELATIERDCLNNKQQLMRAREAAFWELEERHLQEKHQLLKQQLKDQYFMQRHQLLKRHEKETEQMQRYNQRLIEELKNKQTQERARLPKIQRSEAKTRMAMFKKSLRINSFASPDQDREKIKQFAVQEEKRQKNERLAQHQKHENQMRDLQLQCEANIRELHQLQNEKCHLLVEHETQKLKELDEEHSQELKEWREKLRPRKKMLEEEFARKLQEQEVFFKMTGESECLNPSTQSRISKFYPIPSLHSTGS; encoded by the exons ATCCTGATTGAATTttgtgcaggaggagcagtAGATGCAGTAATGTTGG AGCTTGAAAGGCCGTTAACAGAGCCACAGATCAAAGTGGTGTGCAGGCAGACACTGGAAGCACTGAACTACTTGCATGAGAATAAGATCATCCACAGAGATCTAAAAGCTGGCAATATTCTTTTCACATTAGATGGAGACATTAAACTAG CGGATTTTGGAGTATCAGCTAAAAACACCAGAACAATACAAAGAAGAGACTCCTTTATTGGCACACCATATTG GATGGCTCCAGAAGTAGTAATGTGTGAGACCTCTAAAGACAGACCATATGATTACAAGGCTGATATCTGGTCTCTTGGCATTACTTTAATAGAAATGGCTCAGATAGAGCCACCTCACCATGAACTGAATCCCATGCGAGTGCTGCTGAAAATCGCAAAATCTGACCCGCCAACATTAGCACAGCCTTCCAAATG GTCATCagattttaaagattttctgaAGAAATGTTTGGAAAAGAATGTAGATGCAAGGTGGAGTGCAAGCCAACTTCTACAG CATCCATTTGTTACTGTTACTTCAAATAAACCAATACGAGAATTGATTGCAGAAGCTAAGGCAGAAGTTACAGAAGAAGTTGAAGATGGTAAAGATgaggatgaagaagaagaaacagaaaattctcTG TTACCTGCAGAGAAACGTGCATCCTCTGATCTTAGTATTGCCAGCTCTGAAGAGGATAAACTTTCACAGAATGCTTCTGTCCTGGAATCTCTctctgagaaaacagaaaataatgcCATTGAGGACAAAACAACTGGAGATGAATCTGAGGACATTAAATTTAGGAAAACAGCTGATAACATACACGATACTCCCATTAGTGATGTGAAAGTGCTGAATGGTTCTTTGCCAACTGGTGAAGATGAGCAAGGAAAAATGGTGCCAGCagaaaagaatacagaaagcCTGGAAAAAATGCATGAGGATACAGAACCCCAGAAAGGACATAAAGAACTTGATGTGGAAATAAAGAATGAACCTGACTTAATAATAGAGAAAGAAGATTCCATGGCAGATGAACAGATAGAAGATGACAAACTGAAAGTAGTACCTGTAACTGAAGATAGGGTAGAAAGTGAAGAAGGCATTTCTAAGGAAACTGgtgaaaaagaagagaagggaATGGATCTCTTGGATGGTGAGGAAGAAAAGGTCCCTGCAGAAAATAGAGATACAGAACAAAAGGAAGATAAAGGTGAAGCTCAGAAAGAGGCAGTAATAGATACCACTACAGAAGCTCTGCCTAATGCTACAGTTAAAGTGTCTGATGAAGAAAAGGATCTAATAAACCATGGAATTGACAATATTAAGGAGATAGGTGCTATTGCTGAAACACCCATCAGTGATGGGGATAAAATACCTGAGCTGGAGGATAAGCCAGTGGAAAGTCAGGCTAAGCAGGTCCATGAGATAATCAGCTCTGAAGAAACTGTATCAGAAAACCAAGATACAGTTGTTGAAGTAGATAAGAAACTGGCAGAAAGTGAAAATGAGGGTATCAGTAATATAAACAGCACAGAGGAAACACAGATCAAAGACTCTGGAAAAGATATCGTAGACCAGAAGGCATTACAGACTAAACCTGAGGATATTCCTGATAAACTGGTGGATAAACTGACTGGTATGGACCAAAATTCAGGAGAGCATGGACCTGAGAATATACAGGAAACCAACATCCAGGTAGACAAAGAACATCCAGCAGTTACCTCAGATGAAATTGTGAAGAATAAGCTTCAAGACACTGTCAGTGAACAAGCTGAGGATTCTGAAGTCACTCCAGTCCCCAGTATTAGTATTAGCactgaagaaaatgagaaggTCAAAACAGATAATCAAGGCAATACTGAGACTTTACAGCAACTGGAATCGGAGAATTTGAAGGAAAATGATGCAGATTCAGGCACTGGTTCTACAGCTGATAACAGCAGCATTGATTTGAACTTGTCCATTTCTAGTTTCCTTAGTAAAAACAAAGAGACAGGATCAATATCTTTACAG GAAACTAGAAGGCAGAAGAAAACGTTAAAGAAAACTCGGAAGTTTGTTGTTGATGGAGTAGAAGTGAGTGTAACCACGTCAAAAATAGTTACTGAAAATGATTCAAAAAGTGAAGAAATGCGATTTCTACG GCGTCAAGAGCTCAGAGAGCTGAGACTTCTTCAGAAAGAGGAGCAGAGAGCCcaacagcagctcagcaatAAGCTTCTGCAGCAGCGAGAGCAGATGTTCAGACGTTTTGAACAGGAAATGACA AGTAAAAAGCGACAGTATGATCAGGAGATAGAGAacctggagaagcagcagaagcagaCGATCGAgcgcctggagcaggagcacacaAATCGCTTACGGGATGAAGCAAAGCGCATCAAGgctgagcaggagaaggaattGTCCAAATTCCAGAAtgtgctgaaaaacaaaaaaaaagag GGTGTTGCTCAGGTTATGATTCAGTCTTTTCAGTTGTCTTCATGTACGCTTTTCAACGCACAAATGCAGGAT GAGCAGGAGTTTGTGCAGAAACAGCAACAAGAACTGGATGCAtctctgaagaaaataattcagcagCAGAAGACAGAACTGGCCACTATTGAACGAGACTGCCTCAACAACAAACAGCAGCTCATGAGAG ctCGTGAAGCTGCATtctgggagctggaggagcgGCACCTACAGGAGAAACACCAGCTCCTCAAGCAACAGCTCAAGGATCAGTACTTCATGCAGAGGCACCAGCTGCTTAAGAGGCATGAAAAA GAAACAGAACAAATGCAGAGGTATAATCAACGCCTTATAGAGGAGTTAAAGAACAAGCAAACTCAGGAAAGAGCAAGACTGCCTAAAATCCAGCGAAGTGAAGCGAAGACCCGCATGGCCATGTTTAAGAAAAGTTTAAGAATCAATTCATTTGCTTCTCCAGACCAAGATCGTGAAAAAATTAAGCAg tttgctgttcaagaagaaaagaggcagaagaaTGAGAGACTGGCGCAGCATCAGAAACATGAAAACCAAATGCGGGACCTTCAGTTGCAGTGTGAAGCAAACATCAGGGAACTGCATCAGTTACAG AATGAAAAATGCCATCTACTGGTTGAACATGAGACGCAGAAGCTAAAAGAGCTGGATGAAGAGCACAGTCAAGAACTGAAGGAATGGAGAGAGAAATTGAGACCAAGAAAAAAG ATGCTGGAAGAAGAATTTGCCAGAAAACTGCAGGAACAggaagttttctttaaaatgacTGGAGAATCCGAATGCCTTAATCCTTCAACACAAAGCCGGATTTCCAAATTCTACCCAATCCCCAGTCTTCACTCCACTGGGTCATAA